In a genomic window of Sarcophilus harrisii chromosome 4, mSarHar1.11, whole genome shotgun sequence:
- the MOCS1 gene encoding molybdenum cofactor biosynthesis protein 1 isoform X2 — MAARSVSRTVRGLLRAAGRGCSSGGPVTLPRSGGPALPEAQALSPARRREFLRDHAAPFSAFLTDTFGRRHNYLRISLTEKCNLRCQYCMPEEGVPLTPKANLLTTKEILILSQLFVKEGVNKIRLTGGEPLIRPDVLDIVAQLHQLDGLKSIAITTNGINLARLLPQLQRAGLNAINISLDTLVPAKFEFITRRKGFHKVMEGIHKAIELGFYPVKVNCVVMRGFNEDELLDFVALSEGLPLDVRFIEYMPFDGNKWNFKKMVSYKEMLDMIQQRWPELEKLPEEDCSTSKAFKVPGSRGQISFITSMSEHFCGSCNRLRITADGNLKVCLFGNSEVSLRDHLRAGASEEELLSIIGAAVGRKKEQHAGCFPKFQDAPLTSSSLPSGDPFHIQGLRASGSFSSHMGAMWSRWRLPQVLLPTQLKLVAGSPWRFYSSSPQDPDHSTKCLNTETPAVPATPRPSPLSDKLTHLDATGRAAMVDVGGKPITERVAVASAVVFLGPEAFALIHQNQLRKGDALAVAQLAGIQAAKLTSQLIPLCHHVPLSHTQIQLEMDSARHAVVIQASCRAWGPTGVEMEALTSATIAALTLYDMCKAVSRDIILGEIKLLSKTGGQRGDFKRSSNSEPSQPQL, encoded by the exons GCACTATCCCCAGCCAGGAGGAGGGAGTTTCTACGAGATCATGCTGCCCCCTTCTCTGCTTTCCTCACTGATACCTTTGGCAGAAGACACAACTACCTGCGCATTTCCCTCACTGAGAAATGTAACCTTCGTT GTCAGTACTGTATGCCTGAGGAGGGTGTCCCACTGACTCCCAAGGCTAACCTGTTGACCACAAAGGAGATTCTGATCCTTTCCCAACTCTTTGTGAAGGAAGGGGTGAACAAGATCCGGCTCACTGGTGGGGAGCCTCTCATCAGACCAGATGTGCTAGACATTGTGG CTCAACTTCATCAGCTGGATGGTCTGAAGAGTATCGCCATCACCACCAATGGGATCAACCTTGCCCGGCTGTTACCTCAGCTCCAGAGAGCTGGGCTCAATGCCATCAATATCAGCCTAGACACCCTAGTGCCAGCAAAGTTTGAGTTCATCACTCGTAGGAAAG GTTTCCACAAAGTTATGGAAGGCATTCACAAGGCCATTGAATTGGGTTTTTATCCTGTGAAG GTGAACTGCGTAGTAATGCGTGGCTTCAATGAAGATGAGCTGCTGGATTTTGTGGCCCTCAGTGAGGGACTCCCACTGGATGTGCGCTTCATAGAGTACATGCCCTTTGATG GTAACAAATGGAACTTTAAGAAGATGGTCAGTTATAAGGAAATGCTGGATATGATCCAACAGCGCTGGCCAGAGCTGGAGAAGCTTCCAGAGGAAGACTGTAGCACGTCTAAG gCCTTCAAAGTCCCTGGCTCCCGAGGCCAGATCAGTTTCATCACTTCCATGTCTGAGCATTTTTGTGGGAGCTGCAACCGCCTTCGCATCACAGCTGATGGAAACCTCAAG GTTTGCCTCTTTGGAAATTCAGAAGTGTCTCTACGGGATCACCTTCGAGCTGGGGCCTCCGAGGAGGAGCTGCTGAGTATCATTGGGGCTGCTGTGGGCCGAAAGAAGGAACAACATGCAG GGTGCTTCCCAAAGTTCCAAGATGCTCCTCTGACCTCATCTAGCCTTCCCTCGGGGGACCCTTTTCATATCCAGGGGCTCAGAGCCAGTGGGAGTTTCTCCAGCCACATGGGAGCCATGTGGTCAAGATGGAGATTGCCACAGGTCCTTCTTCCAACCCAGCTGAAGTTAGTGGCAGGCTCTCCCTGGAGATTCTACAGTTCTTCCCCACAAGATCCTGACCACAGCACTAAGTGCCTTAACACGGAGACCCCTGCTGTCCCAGCCACCCCCAGACCCTCTCCCCTCTCAGACAAGCTAACTCACCTGGATGCAACGGGGCGCGCTGCCATGGTTGACGTGGGAGGAAAGCCAATCACAGAACGGGTGGCTGTGGCCTCAGCAGTAGTCTTCCTGGGGCCTGAGGCCTTCGCCCTCATCCACCAGAACCAGCTACGGAAAGGTGATGCTTTGGCCGTGGCCCAACTGGCTGGCATCCAGGCTGCCAAACTGACCAGCCAACTGATCCCACTGTGCCATCACGTGCCTCTAAGCCACACCCAGATACAGCTGGAGATGGACTCAGCCCGCCATGCCGTGGTGATCCAGGCGTCGTGTCGGGCCTGGGGCCCCACTGGGGTGGAAATGGAAGCCTTGACTTCTGCTACCATAGCTGCTCTCACCCTCTATGACATGTGCAAAGCAGTCAGCAGGGACATCATCTTGGGAGAGATCAAATTGCTCAGCAAAACCGGGGGCCAGCGAGGGGACTTTAAGCGAAGCTCAAATTCTGAACCCTCTCAGCCCCAACTCTGA
- the MOCS1 gene encoding molybdenum cofactor biosynthesis protein 1 isoform X1: MAARSVSRTVRGLLRAAGRGCSSGGPVTLPRSGGPALPEAQALSPARRREFLRDHAAPFSAFLTDTFGRRHNYLRISLTEKCNLRCQYCMPEEGVPLTPKANLLTTKEILILSQLFVKEGVNKIRLTGGEPLIRPDVLDIVAQLHQLDGLKSIAITTNGINLARLLPQLQRAGLNAINISLDTLVPAKFEFITRRKGFHKVMEGIHKAIELGFYPVKVNCVVMRGFNEDELLDFVALSEGLPLDVRFIEYMPFDGNKWNFKKMVSYKEMLDMIQQRWPELEKLPEEDCSTSKAFKVPGSRGQISFITSMSEHFCGSCNRLRITADGNLKVCLFGNSEVSLRDHLRAGASEEELLSIIGAAVGRKKEQHAGMFNIAQMKNRPMILIGCFPKFQDAPLTSSSLPSGDPFHIQGLRASGSFSSHMGAMWSRWRLPQVLLPTQLKLVAGSPWRFYSSSPQDPDHSTKCLNTETPAVPATPRPSPLSDKLTHLDATGRAAMVDVGGKPITERVAVASAVVFLGPEAFALIHQNQLRKGDALAVAQLAGIQAAKLTSQLIPLCHHVPLSHTQIQLEMDSARHAVVIQASCRAWGPTGVEMEALTSATIAALTLYDMCKAVSRDIILGEIKLLSKTGGQRGDFKRSSNSEPSQPQL, from the exons GCACTATCCCCAGCCAGGAGGAGGGAGTTTCTACGAGATCATGCTGCCCCCTTCTCTGCTTTCCTCACTGATACCTTTGGCAGAAGACACAACTACCTGCGCATTTCCCTCACTGAGAAATGTAACCTTCGTT GTCAGTACTGTATGCCTGAGGAGGGTGTCCCACTGACTCCCAAGGCTAACCTGTTGACCACAAAGGAGATTCTGATCCTTTCCCAACTCTTTGTGAAGGAAGGGGTGAACAAGATCCGGCTCACTGGTGGGGAGCCTCTCATCAGACCAGATGTGCTAGACATTGTGG CTCAACTTCATCAGCTGGATGGTCTGAAGAGTATCGCCATCACCACCAATGGGATCAACCTTGCCCGGCTGTTACCTCAGCTCCAGAGAGCTGGGCTCAATGCCATCAATATCAGCCTAGACACCCTAGTGCCAGCAAAGTTTGAGTTCATCACTCGTAGGAAAG GTTTCCACAAAGTTATGGAAGGCATTCACAAGGCCATTGAATTGGGTTTTTATCCTGTGAAG GTGAACTGCGTAGTAATGCGTGGCTTCAATGAAGATGAGCTGCTGGATTTTGTGGCCCTCAGTGAGGGACTCCCACTGGATGTGCGCTTCATAGAGTACATGCCCTTTGATG GTAACAAATGGAACTTTAAGAAGATGGTCAGTTATAAGGAAATGCTGGATATGATCCAACAGCGCTGGCCAGAGCTGGAGAAGCTTCCAGAGGAAGACTGTAGCACGTCTAAG gCCTTCAAAGTCCCTGGCTCCCGAGGCCAGATCAGTTTCATCACTTCCATGTCTGAGCATTTTTGTGGGAGCTGCAACCGCCTTCGCATCACAGCTGATGGAAACCTCAAG GTTTGCCTCTTTGGAAATTCAGAAGTGTCTCTACGGGATCACCTTCGAGCTGGGGCCTCCGAGGAGGAGCTGCTGAGTATCATTGGGGCTGCTGTGGGCCGAAAGAAGGAACAACATGCAG GCATGTTCAACATTGCTCAGATGAAGAACCGACCCATGATCCTCATCG GGTGCTTCCCAAAGTTCCAAGATGCTCCTCTGACCTCATCTAGCCTTCCCTCGGGGGACCCTTTTCATATCCAGGGGCTCAGAGCCAGTGGGAGTTTCTCCAGCCACATGGGAGCCATGTGGTCAAGATGGAGATTGCCACAGGTCCTTCTTCCAACCCAGCTGAAGTTAGTGGCAGGCTCTCCCTGGAGATTCTACAGTTCTTCCCCACAAGATCCTGACCACAGCACTAAGTGCCTTAACACGGAGACCCCTGCTGTCCCAGCCACCCCCAGACCCTCTCCCCTCTCAGACAAGCTAACTCACCTGGATGCAACGGGGCGCGCTGCCATGGTTGACGTGGGAGGAAAGCCAATCACAGAACGGGTGGCTGTGGCCTCAGCAGTAGTCTTCCTGGGGCCTGAGGCCTTCGCCCTCATCCACCAGAACCAGCTACGGAAAGGTGATGCTTTGGCCGTGGCCCAACTGGCTGGCATCCAGGCTGCCAAACTGACCAGCCAACTGATCCCACTGTGCCATCACGTGCCTCTAAGCCACACCCAGATACAGCTGGAGATGGACTCAGCCCGCCATGCCGTGGTGATCCAGGCGTCGTGTCGGGCCTGGGGCCCCACTGGGGTGGAAATGGAAGCCTTGACTTCTGCTACCATAGCTGCTCTCACCCTCTATGACATGTGCAAAGCAGTCAGCAGGGACATCATCTTGGGAGAGATCAAATTGCTCAGCAAAACCGGGGGCCAGCGAGGGGACTTTAAGCGAAGCTCAAATTCTGAACCCTCTCAGCCCCAACTCTGA